A stretch of Oncorhynchus mykiss isolate Arlee chromosome 14, USDA_OmykA_1.1, whole genome shotgun sequence DNA encodes these proteins:
- the LOC110488774 gene encoding transmembrane protein 121, which yields MVPTPQVCVSTLVTVSTMAVVDLYLLEQSMLGARGKAGPSVWPCAAVLLGDLGFLLALRFVSAGVVSEALSPRRGFANALWFLFLSLLQLKLFFVCQNYRTERRPPDPLARKTLTLLLSICLPSLFLILTGADNMTPMRRKQEVRGRLLWVVVDLLDVLDLQAGLWEAHAGATDLRVPLWAEGLVFFYCYALLLLLPCVALTELGAAAMPGQRGARKEPLYPWLSLVTINVFTLALRGTGMLWYRDPRVSTVFLGKNLLALAVKLSSAWERHKQGGDRGMGAGDGAEAGGESTLATQSSEQTEDQATGKTTPGPPSRYHIPSHSHSHGYSLSHVSLDPTETSMGPSISHEL from the coding sequence ATGGTGCCTACGCCCCAGGTGTGCGTATCAACCCTGGTCACAGTGAGCACAATGGCAGTGGTCGACCTCTACCTGCtggagcagagcatgctgggagCCCGCGGCAAGGCAGGGCCCAGCGTGTGGCCATGCGCCgccgtgctgctaggtgacctggGCTTCCTGCTGGCGCTGCGGTTCGTGTCGGCGGGCGTGGTGTCGGAGGCGCTCTCCCCCCGCCGCGGCTTCGCCAACGCCCTCtggttcctcttcctgtccctgctccagctcAAACTCTTCTTCGTCTGCCAGAACTACCGGACGGAACGTCGGCCACCTGACCCCCTGGCCAGGAAGACACTCACCCTGCTGCTGTCTATCTGCCTTCCCTCCCTGTTCCTCATCCTGACTGGGGCTGACAACATGACACCAATGCGGAGGAAGCAGGAGGTTCGAGGGAGGCTGCTCTGGGTGGTGGTGGACCTGCTGGACGTTCTGGACCTGCAGGCCGGGCTGTGGGAAGCCCACGCAGGGGCCACTGACCTGAGGGTGCCCCTGTGGGCCGAAGGCCTGGTGTTCTTCTACTGCTacgccctgctgctgctgctgccctgtGTGGCCCTCACAGAGCTGGGGGCCGCCGCCATGCCGGGACAGAGGGGGGCCCGTAAGGAGCCCCTGTACCCCTGGCTCAGCCTGGTCACCATCAACGTGTTCACACTGGCCCTCAGGGGAACGGGCATGCTGTGGTATCGGGACCCCCGGGTCTCGACAGTGTTCCTGGGGAAGAACCTGCTGGCTCTGGCTGTGAAGCTGAGCTCAGCCTGGGAGAGGCACAAGcagggtggggacagagggatggGGGCTGGGGACGGAGCAGAGGCAGGGGGGGAATCCACCCTGGCAACACAGAGCTCAGAGCAGACGGAGGACCAAGCCACAGGAAAAACCACCCCTGGGCCGCCCTCCCGCTACCACATACCGTCCCACTCCCACAGCCACGGTTACTCCCTGTCCCACGTCAGTCTGGATCCCACAGAGACCTCCATGGGCCCCTCCATCTCCCATGAACTCTAG